The following are encoded together in the Flavobacterium haoranii genome:
- the trpB gene encoding tryptophan synthase subunit beta: MKYNVNEDGFYGKFGGAFIPEMLYPNVEELKQKYLQIMNEPSFQEEYHDLLKQYVGRPTPLYFAKRLSEQYNTKIYLKREDLCHTGAHKINNTIGQILMAKRLGKKRIIAETGAGQHGVATATVCALMGLECIVYMGEIDIKRQAPNVARMKMLGAKVRPATSGSKTLKDATNEAIRDWINNPTDTFYIIGSVVGPHPYPDMVAKFQRIISQEIKSQLKTLEGTENPNYVIACVGGGSNAAGAFYEYLEEENVQLIAAEAAGHGVYSGESAATSVLGKIGIIHGSKTLLMQSEDGQITEPYSISAGLDYPGVGPLHAHLFDSKRAIFEAITDKEAMQAGLNLCKKEGIIPAIESSHALAVLDKRNFQPDDIVVINLSGRGDKDLNTYIDYFDLSDK; this comes from the coding sequence ATGAAATATAACGTTAATGAAGATGGATTTTACGGAAAATTTGGAGGTGCATTTATTCCAGAAATGTTGTATCCAAATGTAGAAGAATTAAAACAGAAATATCTTCAAATTATGAATGAACCTTCTTTCCAAGAAGAATATCATGATTTGCTAAAACAATATGTAGGACGACCTACTCCACTTTATTTTGCTAAAAGATTATCGGAACAATACAACACAAAAATTTATTTAAAAAGAGAAGATTTGTGTCACACCGGAGCACATAAAATAAATAATACCATTGGACAAATTTTGATGGCAAAACGTTTAGGTAAAAAACGAATTATTGCCGAAACTGGAGCAGGACAACATGGTGTAGCTACGGCAACCGTTTGCGCTCTAATGGGATTAGAATGTATTGTGTATATGGGTGAAATTGATATTAAACGTCAAGCCCCGAATGTAGCTCGTATGAAAATGCTAGGAGCAAAAGTTCGTCCAGCAACTTCAGGTTCCAAAACATTGAAAGATGCCACAAACGAAGCGATTCGAGATTGGATTAATAATCCAACCGACACTTTTTACATTATTGGTTCTGTAGTTGGTCCACATCCTTATCCCGATATGGTTGCCAAATTCCAACGTATTATTTCTCAAGAAATTAAATCGCAATTAAAAACTTTGGAAGGAACTGAAAACCCAAATTATGTTATCGCTTGTGTGGGTGGTGGTAGTAATGCCGCAGGTGCTTTTTATGAATATTTAGAGGAAGAAAATGTACAATTAATTGCGGCAGAAGCTGCGGGTCATGGAGTTTATTCTGGTGAAAGTGCTGCAACTTCTGTTTTAGGGAAAATTGGAATCATTCACGGAAGTAAAACCCTTTTAATGCAATCTGAAGACGGACAAATAACCGAACCCTACTCAATCTCTGCTGGATTAGATTATCCCGGTGTTGGACCTTTACATGCACATTTATTTGACAGTAAAAGAGCCATTTTTGAGGCAATTACTGATAAGGAAGCTATGCAAGCAGGTTTAAATTTATGTAAAAAAGAGGGTATTATTCCAGCAATTGAATCATCGCATGCATTAGCTGTTTTAGACAAAAGAAACTTTCAACCTGATGATATTGTAGTTATCAATTTATCGGGTCGTGGTGATAAAGATTTAAACACTTACATTGACTATTTTGATTTAAGTGATAAGTAA
- a CDS encoding phosphoribosylanthranilate isomerase: MKNLENIQEISTLEPDFLGFIFWEPSKRYCNLDSLPILPKSIKKVGVFVNAYFYDILEKLKQYELNIVQLHGKESPTLCKDLKEENITVIKAFSIDDDFDFSILKHYENRIDYFLFDSKGKLPGGNGATFDWKVLEKYNGNTPFFLSGGIGLNQIDQLKDFFNTKVSKKCYAIDVNSQFETEPGIKSKNELKEFQQQLNTF, encoded by the coding sequence ATGAAAAATCTTGAAAATATTCAGGAAATTTCAACTTTAGAACCTGATTTTTTAGGTTTCATTTTTTGGGAACCTTCAAAACGATATTGCAATTTGGATTCATTACCAATTCTTCCAAAATCAATAAAAAAAGTTGGTGTATTTGTAAATGCTTATTTCTATGATATTTTAGAAAAGTTAAAACAATATGAACTAAATATTGTGCAACTTCACGGAAAGGAATCACCAACGCTTTGCAAAGATTTAAAAGAAGAAAATATCACAGTTATTAAAGCTTTCAGTATAGATGATGATTTTGATTTTTCAATTTTAAAACACTATGAAAACCGTATTGATTATTTTCTTTTTGATTCGAAAGGAAAACTTCCTGGTGGAAACGGAGCTACTTTTGATTGGAAAGTTTTAGAAAAATACAATGGTAATACCCCATTTTTTCTTAGTGGCGGAATTGGTCTCAACCAAATAGATCAATTAAAAGATTTTTTCAATACAAAAGTTTCAAAAAAATGTTATGCTATTGATGTGAATAGCCAATTTGAAACCGAACCTGGAATTAAATCCAAAAACGAATTAAAAGAATTTCAACAACAACTAAATACCTTTTAA
- the trpC gene encoding indole-3-glycerol phosphate synthase TrpC, with translation MNILDKIIADKQREIELKKKVVSINQLEATDLFNSRTKSLSKILANSNIGIIAEHKRRSPSKSVINFNHTVEDVTLGYQNAGVCGISVLTDGKYFGGSLDDLILTKATVNIPVLRKEFIIDEYQILEAKAYGADVILLIAAVLTQNEIQHLSQFAQSLGLEVLLEVHNREELEKAIMPSLNMIGVNNRNLKTFEVSLDYSKELSVHIPDEFVKVSESGISSVEAVKELQQFGYQGFLMGEHFMKTDNPGNEAKLFIQKLMSL, from the coding sequence ATGAACATCCTAGATAAAATAATAGCTGACAAACAACGTGAAATCGAATTAAAGAAAAAAGTAGTTTCTATAAACCAATTAGAAGCAACCGATTTATTCAATTCGCGCACAAAATCGTTAAGTAAAATTTTAGCCAATAGTAATATTGGAATTATTGCCGAACATAAAAGACGTTCGCCTTCAAAAAGTGTTATCAATTTTAATCATACAGTGGAAGATGTAACATTGGGTTATCAAAATGCTGGAGTTTGTGGTATTTCTGTTTTAACTGATGGAAAATATTTTGGTGGAAGTTTAGACGATTTAATTCTTACAAAAGCTACTGTAAATATTCCAGTTTTGAGAAAAGAGTTTATTATTGACGAATATCAAATTTTAGAAGCAAAAGCTTACGGAGCCGATGTTATTTTACTTATTGCTGCGGTTTTAACTCAAAATGAAATTCAACATTTATCACAATTTGCTCAAAGTCTAGGTTTAGAAGTTTTATTGGAAGTTCACAATCGAGAAGAATTGGAAAAAGCAATTATGCCAAGTTTAAACATGATTGGTGTTAACAACCGAAATTTAAAAACCTTCGAAGTCAGTTTGGATTACAGCAAAGAGCTTTCAGTTCACATTCCTGATGAATTTGTCAAAGTTTCCGAAAGCGGAATTAGTTCAGTAGAAGCTGTAAAAGAATTACAACAATTTGGTTACCAAGGTTTTTTAATGGGTGAACATTTTATGAAAACTGATAATCCTGGAAATGAAGCAAAATTATTCATTCAAAAACTGATGTCATTATGA
- the trpD gene encoding anthranilate phosphoribosyltransferase, producing the protein MKTILNQLITHQTLSKQEAKEVLVNISRGIYNESQIAAFITVYLMRNITLEELTGFREALLELCIPVDFSDYNTIDLCGTGGDGKDTFNISTLASFIVAGAGIKVAKHGNYGVSSISGSSNVMELMGVKFSNDVEFLKKCIEETNIAILHAPLFHPALKNVGPIRKNLGIKTFFNMLGPMVNPSFPKNQMVGVFSLELARMYAYLYQNTDVNFSILHGLSGFDEVSLTDSVKIITNTSEQILSPEDFGFHKIKLESIKGGTSTKEAAKIFHNIISGTGTLEQKQVVCANAAIAIQTVEKSTFDEAFAKAEESLLSGKAFEKLNKLITLSQQ; encoded by the coding sequence ATGAAAACTATTTTAAATCAACTAATTACACATCAAACGCTTTCAAAACAAGAAGCAAAAGAAGTGTTAGTCAACATATCAAGAGGCATTTATAATGAAAGTCAAATCGCTGCTTTTATTACAGTTTATCTAATGCGAAATATAACTTTAGAAGAACTCACAGGTTTTAGAGAAGCACTATTAGAATTATGTATTCCTGTTGACTTTAGTGACTACAATACTATCGATTTATGCGGAACTGGTGGTGATGGAAAAGACACCTTTAATATTTCAACATTAGCATCTTTTATTGTTGCTGGTGCCGGAATCAAAGTTGCAAAACATGGTAATTATGGTGTTTCCTCTATTTCTGGTTCTAGTAATGTTATGGAACTAATGGGCGTAAAGTTTTCAAATGATGTTGAATTCCTAAAAAAATGCATAGAAGAAACCAATATTGCCATTCTTCATGCTCCACTATTCCACCCTGCTTTAAAAAATGTGGGACCTATTCGAAAAAACTTGGGAATTAAAACCTTCTTTAACATGCTAGGACCAATGGTAAATCCTTCGTTTCCAAAGAATCAAATGGTGGGTGTCTTTAGTTTAGAATTGGCACGAATGTATGCTTATTTGTACCAAAATACAGATGTTAATTTCAGTATTTTACATGGTTTAAGTGGTTTTGACGAAGTTTCATTGACCGATAGTGTAAAAATTATAACAAATACATCTGAACAAATACTTTCACCTGAAGATTTTGGATTTCATAAAATCAAATTAGAGTCTATAAAAGGCGGAACTTCAACTAAAGAAGCTGCTAAAATCTTTCACAATATCATTTCAGGAACAGGGACATTAGAACAAAAACAAGTGGTTTGTGCAAACGCAGCTATAGCCATTCAAACCGTTGAAAAATCAACATTTGATGAAGCATTTGCTAAAGCTGAAGAAAGTTTATTAAGCGGAAAAGCATTTGAAAAACTAAATAAATTAATCACATTAAGTCAACAATAA
- a CDS encoding anthranilate synthase component II, with translation MKVAVIDNYDSFTYNLVHYLEDLGAEVTVFRNDEFDLEDLASFEKILLSPGPGIPDEAGLLKEVIKTYDKTKDIFGVCLGLQAIGEIYGGKLTNLDTVFHGVATKISVTNDDFIFDNLPQKFEVGRYHSWVVSNENLPDSLIVTSIDENGEIMSFKHKQLNVSGVQFHPESVLTPNGKQILENWLKA, from the coding sequence ATGAAAGTAGCCGTTATAGATAATTACGACAGTTTTACATACAACCTAGTTCACTACTTGGAAGACTTAGGTGCTGAAGTAACAGTTTTTAGAAACGATGAATTCGATTTAGAAGATTTAGCATCTTTTGAAAAGATTTTACTTTCTCCAGGTCCAGGCATTCCTGATGAAGCCGGACTTTTAAAAGAAGTTATCAAAACCTACGACAAAACAAAAGACATTTTTGGTGTTTGTCTAGGTTTACAAGCCATTGGTGAAATTTATGGTGGAAAACTAACCAACTTAGATACTGTTTTTCATGGTGTTGCAACCAAAATTTCAGTAACCAATGATGATTTTATTTTTGATAACTTACCTCAAAAATTTGAAGTAGGTCGTTACCATTCTTGGGTTGTGTCTAATGAAAATCTTCCCGATTCTTTAATTGTTACTTCAATTGATGAAAACGGAGAAATTATGTCTTTTAAACACAAACAGTTGAATGTTAGCGGTGTACAATTTCATCCTGAAAGTGTATTAACTCCAAACGGAAAACAAATTTTAGAAAATTGGCTTAAAGCCTAA